In Alphaproteobacteria bacterium US3C007, one genomic interval encodes:
- a CDS encoding HIRAN domain-containing protein: MSIFNWLFGKKDSSPSDDFDAQQIIKEGNKEAWKMFHDFEKANKEGNSKEVQQRYIDKHGLTEQDLNSEGSLSSPKYHGAGKRTSADGHDYEAFRLNNDIKERKSYKIDEYFEVQGSFNFKREVNFVCDWLAKAGENVVVEAILEREPNNPHDRNAIKILISGNTLTPTMVGYLPKEISAKIGDQLPPVEFESIYQRRKIEARTLIKRPKAKKK; encoded by the coding sequence GTGAGTATATTTAATTGGCTTTTTGGAAAAAAAGATAGCAGTCCTAGCGATGATTTTGATGCCCAACAAATCATAAAGGAAGGCAACAAAGAAGCTTGGAAAATGTTTCATGACTTCGAGAAAGCCAACAAAGAGGGCAATTCTAAGGAAGTCCAACAGCGGTATATAGACAAGCATGGGCTAACTGAACAAGATTTAAATTCGGAGGGCTCATTATCCTCTCCTAAGTATCATGGTGCAGGTAAACGTACATCCGCGGATGGCCATGATTACGAGGCATTCAGACTGAATAATGACATTAAAGAACGGAAAAGTTATAAAATCGATGAATACTTTGAAGTTCAAGGATCGTTCAATTTTAAACGGGAAGTGAATTTCGTCTGCGATTGGTTGGCGAAAGCAGGAGAGAATGTGGTAGTTGAAGCGATTTTAGAGCGCGAGCCCAACAATCCACATGACCGGAATGCAATTAAAATTCTTATTTCTGGAAATACTTTAACGCCTACCATGGTGGGCTACCTGCCAAAGGAAATTTCTGCAAAAATAGGCGATCAATTGCCTCCAGTAGAATTTGAAAGCATTTATCAGAGGCGCAAAATTGAAGCGCGCACCTTGATTAAGAGACCTAAAGCCAAAAAAAAATGA